The Solanum pennellii chromosome 4, SPENNV200 genomic interval ACAGGCTgcacaaacataatatatagttaTTTGTTACTTACTGTAGTCTGTTAGGtgatcaactaattaattactGCAGATTATTGAGGTAATCCACAAATAAACCAACCTCAGCTTTGCTTGATGGTGTGTTTTCATGCTCCTTTCTCTTGGAGACAGTCTGATCACTCATGACAGATCCATTCCGGTATGCATCAGCTTTTCCTCTAGTTCGTGTGAGATCTGATCCAATAGAGTGGAGAGCACCACATGTGGATAGATCTCTAAAGTTGTTGGCTAGTAGACATTAAGTAATATCAGATTTTGTGGTCTAATTTTATGATTAAGTATCAAAGTAACTTGACCAAACGTTATCAAAATTCAGATGGTTAGAACTTAGAATCATTACCTGATTCATGCATGTCGACATCCTGACCATTTATCGTAATTAAAGATAAGAGTTAGAATAGTAGAAGTGAAGAAACTGtttaacatatatttaattcaaGACTATTACCATATTGTCTTTTGCTAAGACCTTCTTAACTTCAGCCAGCTTTTCTTCAGTTAGGTCAGACTGGATAACACGCTTCCCTGCAACGACAAAATCAGTCCATCATTGGCTAATTGGTACTATTAGTCTTTCTGCTCCACACAAAGCTGGAAATATGGTTTGCCAGAGGCCAGAGAGTACCTAGTCTGCGGTAGCTCTTAGCCTCAACGAATCCATCTTGTGTCATTTTATCAATGAGCTTCTTCACCACAGTTTGGTTGGCTTCTCCTTCTAGTTTACGTTGGAGCTTGGCAACACTTACATAGTTCATTGGAAGAGCATGAAACAAAGCCTGAAACAAGAGACTGTCTTTGTTAACATGCAATCCAGGAAGTAACATTCAACTCCATGCAAATCAGTATTAGCGAACTGTTCACAAGATTCTTATTTAAGCAGTTGAAAAGGAGTTGTTATTCATATTCCTCCTAAAAGGGAGGATTGTTGTTCATTCTTTTAACTTCACCGGACTCCTCACCTTTGTTTAAATTACTACATGACAATCCAAAACTTCAGTCTCCTCAATCTATAGGACATTATTGGGATATGCACTCTTTCCAAAACCTGAAGAGGGGACAGAGTATATTTCTTCTCTGTATTTGCGAAAATGTTTTTCAAGCTCCCAGACTGACTGTTCGAGTAAACAGGTAGTAAAAgcccccccaccccccaccccacccccNNNNNNNNNNNNNNNNNNNNNNNNNNNNNNNNNNNNNNNNNNNNNNNNNNNNNNNNNNNNNNNNNNNNNNNNNNNNNNNNNNNNNNNNNNNNNNNNNNNNNNNNNNNNNNNNNNNNNNNNNNNNNNNNNNNNNNNNNNNNNNNNNNNNNNNNNNNNNNNNNNNNNNNNNNNNNNNNNNNNNNNNNNNNNNNNNNNNNNNNNNNNNNNNNNNNNNNNNNNNNNNNNNNNNNNNNNNNNNNNNNNNNNNNNNNNNNNNNNNNNNNNNNNNNNNNNNNNNNNNNNNNNNNNNNNNNNNNNNNNNNNNNNNNNNNNNNNNNNNNNNNNNNNNNNNNNNNNNNNNNNNNNNNNNNNNNNNNNNNNNNNNNNNNNNNNNNNNNNNNNNNNNNNNNNNNNNNNNNNNNNNNNNNNNNNNNNNNNNNNNNNNNNNNNNNNNNNNNNNNCCCACCCCCCGCGGGCTTTCCTAAGTCATCATGCAAAAATATAAGTTCTCTTGAATATAAAGGAGGAAGGGAGAAGGGGCAGTAGAAACTAAGAGCTGTAtaatcacttcatatatactaCTGAATGTGAAGGAGAAGTCATGAGGTAAAGCAGTTGAGTGACTCACAATCCCTGGTAGAGAACGAGGAAATGTAGGTGGGCAAAATCTACAAGACATATGTAATCCACATACAGCTAATAGATATGAACCAAATTAACTGAAGAGGATGGATAGATGACACATAGATACTTTTAAGCTCAATTCGGACGATATTAATCAGGTTTCACCTTCATGTACATGTAATCTTCACCCTTGCCACGCTGAGATTCGTTGCCATTTTGATTTTGTTGGccctctttttcttctttcacaACATCAAACTCATAGTCGAATTTCTGCATTTGAGGAATATGATTGTAGGTGATGGAAAAGGATATATTATGATTCAAGAGAGTAAACATGTAAACAATAATGAATTAAGGAAAACAATAAGAAACCTTCTGCTTATTAATGATGTAAGTGTCTGTGCCAGCACTTGAAAGAATCCCTTCTTTAACAAGCTTTTCTGAgatatctaaaataaaaaaacaataaaaagcaGATGACGATACTTTGGACAGCTTAAAAACAGAAAGAATACATCATCTGATTATTTTATTTGGCACAAAAACTTTGAGAATTGGTACTAGGGTATGATATCACTGTTCTCCTCTAGAGAAGTTCAGGTTGAGAACACCATCATCTGGTATAAGGGTCATTTCATTACCTTCAACCAAGGCCTGCAATCAGGATCCGATGTTAGGTGTAGGAATGGCTAGTAAATGATGGATAGGAAATCCAGCAGAAGTATCTTACCACTGAGATGTCTGGGAAATTTGAGAGAACATCTGTCATTTCAACTCTGTCAAGGTGGTATGTGTTGATCCAGTCCTTAACCCGGCTGAattgttgttcatcttcatCAGGATCTTGAGTATCATCTGAAAAAACAATAAACCTATTAGAGTTCTTGATAACCTGGTTCAGCAAGAAAGTCGATAGTATTTGCTGCAAATAGAAGTACCTTCATCAACCATATCACCTTTATCCTGAACATCTTGCTTATCTGTGAGAAAAAAGAACTTGTCTTTATAAATTGAtgacattaaaaaaatactgACAGAATGAACGCATGAACAACATGGGTAGATTAGAGCAATGTGCAATACCAACTGGTGCAACTATATATTGATCTTCGTCAGAGTCACTGAGCTGAAATTGATGGATATTTAACAAAGTCAGTGCATGAACACACTTAAAAAGGATAGCAAACAAAGTCGAGCTTGTAAAAATAATTGGGGCAAGGGGAACCAATATTTCACCTCACTATCAGATGCACTGTCATCTTTCTCGACAGAATCAGCTCCCAAGCTCATAACATCATCTTGATTGCCATCATTCTCATCCTCACAAGGATCAAGCACGCTCTTAACCTGTGGAAGAAAGATATAAGTGTGAACTCACTGACTACTGAAAAGGAAACTAGTTATATTCATTTCCTGTCTCTGGCCCACACCTTCAGAGCCAACACGAAATGCTTGCTGTTGACATTTCCGACCTCCAATTTCAGAGGATTTTTCATCCATGG includes:
- the LOC107017837 gene encoding meiosis-specific protein ASY1 isoform X1; translated protein: MVVAQKLKESEITEQDSLLLTRNLLRIAIFNISYIRGLFPEKYFSDKSVPALEMKIKKLMPMDAESRRLIDWMEKGVYDALQKKYLKTLLFCVCEAVDGPMIEEYAFSFSYSSSDSEEVSMNVNRIGMKKGGTFKCNSNTEITPNQMRSSACKMVRTLIQLMRTLDKMPEERTILMKLLYHDDITPADYEPPFFRGCTDEEALNPWMKNPLKLEVGNVNSKHFVLALKVKSVLDPCEDENDGNQDDVMSLGADSVEKDDSASDSELSDSDEDQYIVAPVDKQDVQDKGDMVDEDDTQDPDEDEQQFSRVKDWINTYHLDRVEMTDVLSNFPDISVALVEDISEKLVKEGILSSAGTDTYIINKQKKFDYEFDVVKEEKEGQQNQNGNESQRGKGEDYMYMKALFHALPMNYVSVAKLQRKLEGEANQTVVKKLIDKMTQDGFVEAKSYRRLGKRVIQSDLTEEKLAEVKKVLAKDNMDVDMHESANNFRDLSTCGALHSIGSDLTRTRGKADAYRNGSVMSDQTVSKRKEHENTPSSKAEPVASRESFIPGKENGRINGKPNQPDEYEIVCSRSSQDKRRRKASMVKEPIFQYATRQNSQVV
- the LOC107017837 gene encoding meiosis-specific protein ASY1 isoform X2; the encoded protein is MNVNRIGMKKGGTFKCNSNTEITPNQMRSSACKMVRTLIQLMRTLDKMPEERTILMKLLYHDDITPADYEPPFFRGCTDEEALNPWMKNPLKLEVGNVNSKHFVLALKVKSVLDPCEDENDGNQDDVMSLGADSVEKDDSASDSELSDSDEDQYIVAPVDKQDVQDKGDMVDEDDTQDPDEDEQQFSRVKDWINTYHLDRVEMTDVLSNFPDISVALVEDISEKLVKEGILSSAGTDTYIINKQKKFDYEFDVVKEEKEGQQNQNGNESQRGKGEDYMYMKALFHALPMNYVSVAKLQRKLEGEANQTVVKKLIDKMTQDGFVEAKSYRRLGKRVIQSDLTEEKLAEVKKVLAKDNMDVDMHESANNFRDLSTCGALHSIGSDLTRTRGKADAYRNGSVMSDQTVSKRKEHENTPSSKAEPVASRESFIPGKENGRINGKPNQPDEYEIVCSRSSQDKRRRKASMVKEPIFQYATRQNSQVV